A single region of the Actinoplanes sp. SE50/110 genome encodes:
- a CDS encoding efflux RND transporter periplasmic adaptor subunit has translation MKVRLSRHPSLVVNAVIGVVLVAGAITVYETFSSSDAGATAAAASDRTVSVQQGTVTRTVTADGTVESASTASASFETSGTVTEIDVKVGDRVRKGQVLAKVDPAAAKRALAEAQANLDAANDAWDRAQTAGSDTTDAENSVTTAKLAVTDAAAGVAGTTLKAPMAGTVTSVAGTVGSSAAGTGSSSSSSSQGGGGSPGGGGTTSSSSSSSAGFVEIADLSRMQVSASFAEADATRLKEKQAGTVTWNALSGTSETAEVTAIDPAGTTSNSVVTYGVTLTLDRVPAGAKVGQTVSVVVTTGSRANVLMVNSAAITTVGNRHTVTVVANGVTETRPVEIGLEGDSATEITSGLAAGEQVTVKITSTSAGSGNQGGFPGGGAGFPGGGGNFGGGGNFGGGIGARAGGGAGR, from the coding sequence ATGAAGGTACGCCTGAGCCGCCACCCGTCCCTGGTGGTCAACGCCGTGATCGGCGTCGTGCTCGTCGCCGGTGCCATCACGGTGTACGAGACATTCTCCTCCTCCGACGCCGGCGCGACGGCCGCCGCGGCCTCCGACCGGACGGTGTCGGTCCAGCAGGGCACGGTCACCAGGACGGTGACCGCGGACGGCACCGTGGAGAGTGCCAGCACCGCGAGCGCCAGCTTCGAGACCAGCGGAACGGTCACCGAGATCGACGTCAAGGTGGGTGACCGGGTCAGGAAGGGCCAGGTGCTGGCGAAGGTCGACCCGGCCGCGGCGAAGCGGGCGCTGGCCGAGGCGCAGGCGAACCTGGATGCCGCGAACGACGCGTGGGACCGCGCCCAGACCGCCGGCTCCGACACCACCGACGCGGAGAACTCGGTCACCACGGCCAAGCTCGCGGTCACCGACGCGGCCGCCGGGGTCGCCGGGACCACGCTGAAGGCGCCGATGGCGGGGACGGTCACCTCGGTGGCCGGCACCGTCGGCAGTTCCGCCGCCGGCACCGGCTCGTCGTCGTCCTCGTCGTCGCAAGGCGGTGGCGGTTCACCCGGCGGCGGGGGCACCACCTCGTCCTCGTCGTCCTCGTCCGCCGGCTTCGTCGAGATCGCCGACCTGAGCAGGATGCAGGTCAGCGCGAGCTTCGCCGAGGCGGACGCGACCAGGCTGAAGGAGAAGCAGGCCGGCACGGTCACCTGGAACGCGCTCAGCGGCACCAGCGAGACCGCCGAAGTGACCGCGATCGACCCGGCCGGCACCACCTCGAACAGCGTCGTCACCTACGGCGTGACGCTGACCCTGGACAGGGTGCCGGCCGGCGCGAAGGTCGGCCAGACCGTCTCGGTGGTGGTCACCACCGGCTCCAGGGCGAACGTCCTCATGGTCAACTCGGCGGCGATCACCACGGTCGGCAACCGGCACACGGTCACCGTGGTCGCGAACGGCGTCACGGAGACCCGCCCGGTGGAGATCGGGCTGGAGGGCGACTCGGCCACCGAGATCACCTCCGGGCTCGCCGCGGGCGAGCAGGTCACCGTAAAGATCACCTCGACCAGCGCCGGTTCCGGCAACCAGGGGGGCTTTCCGGGCGGCGGCGCCGGTTTCCCCGGCGGCGGCGGCAACTTCGGCGGCGGCGGCAACTTCGGCGGCGGCATCGGGGCCCGCGCCGGCGGCGGGGCCGGCCGATGA
- a CDS encoding ABC transporter ATP-binding protein: MSRPVLEVQNLKKIYGTGEATVHALRGVSMTVHRGDYVAIMGSSGSGKSTLMNILGALDIPTVGSYKLDGVEVGTLSDAQLALARNRLIGFIFQAFNLIPRATAVANVELPLAYAGVKSGERRRRAMAALDIVGLADRADHEPNQLSGGQQQRVAVARALVTEPALLLADEPTGNLDSRSTDDVLQVFDDLSAAGRTIVIITHEDEVGARAKRLVRLVDGAIVTDVRQSPIDLPPVGAVAAHAGVRGVAAGHPPAGQAVAARANGTATTYGRPAADRSGGRHTA; the protein is encoded by the coding sequence ATGAGCCGTCCGGTCCTCGAGGTGCAGAACCTCAAGAAGATCTACGGTACGGGCGAGGCCACCGTGCACGCGCTGCGCGGGGTGTCGATGACCGTGCACCGCGGCGACTACGTGGCGATCATGGGGTCGTCCGGCTCCGGCAAGTCGACCCTGATGAACATCCTGGGCGCGCTGGACATCCCCACCGTCGGATCGTACAAACTGGACGGCGTCGAGGTGGGCACGCTCTCCGACGCGCAGCTGGCGCTGGCCCGCAACCGGCTCATCGGGTTCATCTTCCAGGCGTTCAACCTCATTCCCCGAGCGACGGCGGTGGCCAACGTCGAGCTTCCCCTCGCGTACGCCGGGGTGAAATCCGGAGAGCGGCGCCGCCGCGCGATGGCCGCCCTGGACATCGTCGGTCTCGCGGACCGCGCCGACCACGAGCCCAACCAGCTCTCCGGTGGCCAGCAGCAGCGCGTCGCGGTGGCCCGGGCGTTGGTCACCGAGCCGGCCCTGCTGCTCGCCGACGAGCCCACCGGCAACCTGGACAGCAGGTCCACCGACGACGTGCTGCAGGTCTTCGACGACCTGAGCGCGGCCGGCCGGACCATCGTGATCATCACGCACGAGGACGAGGTCGGCGCCCGTGCCAAACGCCTCGTCCGGCTGGTCGACGGGGCGATCGTGACCGACGTCCGGCAGTCCCCGATCGACCTGCCGCCGGTCGGCGCGGTGGCCGCGCACGCCGGGGTACGGGGGGTGGCCGCCGGTCACCCGCCGGCCGGGCAGGCCGTCGCGGCGCGCGCGAACGGCACCGCGACCACCTATGGCCGGCCGGCCGCGGACCGGAGCGGGGGGCGGCACACCGCATGA
- a CDS encoding ABC transporter permease, with protein sequence MNFFEVVRFSLRGLSANKLRSSLTMLGILIGVAAVILLVAVGNGSAKAISDRIEALGTDTITVMSTGRGGSSSTALTRPMADALVNSELAPDIKSVSPVVSASSATMTYEGTDHSVSTFVGTVPTWFGASSTPVEKGAAFTADDVAQGRRVVVIGQTVAEELFPGVDPIDRQVTVSGALFTVIGVLKEKSSTGFQDANDTAVAPLTAVQQVLSGYGALTSIIVEANDPGRVNLVQSEVATILDQKLGVKSSTTARTSGGRTNGTGSGTPYRIQNASSLLETQTATADTFTTLLGAVAAISLLVGGIGITNIMLVTVTERTREIGIRKALGAPRRVILTQFLIEATLLSVLGGALGVAAALIGSHFTIVGVKPVIVPSSIGLAVGVSIAIGLFFGGLPAARAARLRPIDALRYE encoded by the coding sequence ATGAACTTCTTCGAGGTGGTCCGGTTCTCGCTGCGCGGGTTGTCGGCGAACAAGTTGCGGTCCTCGCTCACCATGCTCGGCATCCTGATCGGTGTGGCCGCGGTGATCCTGCTGGTCGCGGTCGGCAACGGCTCGGCCAAGGCGATCAGCGACCGGATCGAGGCGCTGGGCACCGACACGATTACCGTGATGAGCACCGGCCGGGGCGGGTCGAGCAGCACCGCGCTCACCAGGCCGATGGCCGACGCCCTGGTCAACTCGGAGCTGGCCCCGGACATCAAGTCGGTGTCACCGGTGGTCAGCGCCTCCTCGGCGACCATGACCTACGAGGGCACCGACCACTCGGTGAGCACCTTCGTCGGCACCGTGCCGACCTGGTTCGGCGCCTCCAGCACCCCGGTGGAGAAGGGCGCGGCGTTCACCGCCGACGACGTCGCCCAGGGGCGCCGGGTCGTGGTGATCGGACAGACCGTGGCCGAGGAACTGTTTCCCGGCGTCGATCCGATCGACAGGCAGGTCACCGTGAGCGGCGCGCTGTTCACCGTGATCGGGGTGCTCAAGGAGAAGAGCTCGACCGGTTTCCAGGACGCCAACGACACCGCGGTCGCCCCGCTCACCGCGGTGCAGCAGGTGCTCTCCGGCTACGGCGCGCTCACCTCGATCATCGTCGAGGCCAACGACCCCGGCAGGGTGAACCTGGTGCAGAGCGAGGTCGCCACGATCCTCGACCAGAAGCTCGGCGTGAAGTCGTCGACCACCGCACGGACGTCCGGCGGTAGAACCAACGGCACGGGCAGCGGTACGCCGTACCGGATCCAGAACGCCTCGTCGCTGCTGGAGACCCAGACCGCGACCGCCGACACGTTCACCACCCTGCTGGGCGCGGTGGCCGCGATCAGTCTGCTGGTCGGCGGCATCGGCATCACCAACATCATGCTGGTCACGGTGACCGAGCGGACCCGGGAGATCGGCATCCGCAAGGCGCTCGGCGCCCCTCGCCGGGTGATCCTGACCCAGTTCCTGATCGAGGCCACCCTGCTGAGCGTGCTCGGCGGCGCCCTCGGCGTGGCGGCCGCGCTGATCGGCAGCCACTTCACGATCGTCGGCGTGAAACCGGTGATCGTGCCCAGTTCGATCGGGCTCGCCGTCGGGGTGTCCATCGCGATCGGGCTGTTCTTCGGCGGCCTGCCCGCCGCCCGCGCCGCCCGCCTGCGTCCCATCGACGCGCTGCGCTACGAGTGA
- a CDS encoding LuxR family transcriptional regulator — MGRDSPILFGRAGLLAEIDVRLAVGGGVALCGPPGIGRTALLDAVAEQAVARGELLLRLRPARGERTLAYAGVADLVRQVPPDVVAALPPAARHAIAGLRQGRPPRSGAPAPARRLLLATLLAHCSRLAPVLLVLDDVQWLDPESAALITFAMRRRPGSRVRALTAERRPDPAGRRRAARLCPAPVTELTVPPLAPDDLTAMLEARGLPCRTASRLHTASAGNPFLALALGSTGADGPAWRPAPLPEAARDLARELLTGLPAEAIATLLTAALATDPTRTLLLRAGRDDAARELRLAEAAGVVQLTGEAIRFTPPLIAQVLVEETEAAQRTRQHAALAEAALDPVEALRHRALRSARPDAAGARRLAEAAAQCAARGADRTAAELYLLAADRAPYPLAAERLDWLVTAARTALTGGAPALAGRAAEAVIAADAPAGHRVRARVVLIDLAGQALGEMGEMFAAALAEAGDDPALLAPVRLRLTWQAMITGEPDRAAAEAVATAEIAHRAGDATSEAMALSGLAQIQRMRGEPRWRESLARALALPAFPAPDWLHYGPHYMAARFALIDDRLDEARAELLRLLAVAEHDRIGEARVEVLRSLSEVATRAGRCREALRYAHRAVQAAQEAGLSPGPTWYTAAVAELAGGSLPAAAGFAQRGIRASEQEGDNLYLRRNLHALGQAGLRSGDTRAGVAALRRLRDLEAEAGNSDPMIVRWHADLAAGLAALGEHVEAAETLARARKAAEQLGSTPALAGYLDRATAIVQSESGQAESAVELSTAAAQLFEQLRQPVEQGHALLVAGGAERRRRRYAAARLLIGAALAIFMNADARPWAEETERALARTEGSLAPEQGLTSTELRIAVMVRDGASNREIASRLYLSVKTVEATLTRVYRKLGVRSRTQLSSRLQVLEGDPT, encoded by the coding sequence TTGGGGCGCGACTCGCCGATTCTGTTCGGCCGGGCGGGACTGCTCGCGGAGATCGACGTGCGGCTCGCCGTGGGCGGCGGAGTGGCGCTCTGCGGTCCGCCCGGCATCGGGCGCACGGCGCTGCTCGACGCGGTCGCCGAGCAGGCGGTGGCCCGCGGTGAGCTGCTGTTGCGGCTGCGGCCGGCCCGGGGCGAGCGGACCCTGGCGTACGCCGGGGTCGCCGACCTCGTCCGGCAGGTCCCGCCGGACGTCGTCGCGGCCCTCCCGCCGGCCGCCCGGCACGCGATCGCCGGCCTGCGGCAGGGTCGGCCACCGCGCTCCGGCGCGCCCGCCCCGGCCCGCCGGCTGCTGCTGGCCACCCTGCTCGCGCACTGCTCCCGGCTCGCCCCGGTGCTGCTGGTCCTCGACGACGTGCAGTGGCTGGACCCGGAGTCGGCCGCGCTGATCACCTTCGCGATGCGCCGTCGCCCCGGCTCCCGGGTCCGCGCGCTGACCGCCGAGCGCCGCCCCGACCCGGCCGGCCGGCGGCGCGCGGCCCGGCTCTGCCCGGCGCCGGTCACCGAGCTCACCGTGCCGCCGCTCGCCCCGGACGACCTGACCGCCATGCTGGAGGCCCGCGGCCTGCCCTGCCGCACCGCCAGCCGGTTGCACACGGCGAGCGCCGGCAACCCGTTCCTGGCCCTGGCACTGGGCAGCACCGGCGCGGACGGCCCGGCCTGGCGTCCGGCCCCGCTGCCCGAGGCGGCCCGCGACCTGGCCCGTGAGCTGCTCACCGGCCTGCCCGCGGAGGCGATCGCCACCCTGCTGACCGCGGCGCTGGCCACCGACCCGACACGCACCCTGCTGCTGCGGGCCGGCCGCGACGACGCCGCCCGGGAGCTGCGGCTGGCCGAGGCGGCCGGGGTGGTGCAGCTGACCGGGGAGGCGATCCGGTTCACCCCGCCGCTGATCGCCCAGGTGCTCGTCGAGGAGACGGAGGCGGCGCAGCGTACCCGCCAGCACGCCGCCCTCGCCGAGGCCGCGCTGGACCCGGTCGAGGCGCTGCGGCATCGCGCCCTGCGCAGCGCCCGCCCGGACGCGGCCGGCGCCCGGCGGCTGGCCGAGGCCGCCGCCCAGTGCGCCGCGCGTGGCGCCGACCGCACCGCCGCCGAGCTGTACCTGCTCGCCGCCGACCGCGCGCCATACCCGCTGGCCGCCGAACGCCTGGACTGGCTGGTCACCGCGGCCCGCACCGCGCTCACCGGTGGCGCACCGGCGCTGGCCGGCCGGGCCGCCGAGGCGGTGATCGCCGCCGACGCCCCGGCCGGGCACCGGGTCCGGGCCCGGGTCGTGCTGATCGATCTGGCCGGCCAGGCGCTCGGCGAGATGGGCGAGATGTTCGCCGCGGCCCTGGCCGAGGCCGGCGACGATCCGGCCCTGCTCGCCCCGGTCCGGCTGCGGCTCACCTGGCAGGCGATGATCACCGGCGAGCCCGACCGGGCGGCCGCCGAGGCGGTCGCCACCGCCGAGATCGCGCACCGGGCCGGCGACGCCACCAGCGAGGCGATGGCGCTCAGCGGCCTGGCCCAGATCCAGCGGATGCGCGGCGAACCGCGGTGGCGGGAGTCGCTGGCCCGCGCCCTGGCCCTGCCGGCCTTTCCGGCGCCGGACTGGCTGCACTACGGCCCGCACTACATGGCCGCCCGGTTCGCGCTGATCGACGACCGGCTCGACGAGGCGCGCGCCGAGCTGCTGCGCCTGCTCGCGGTCGCCGAACACGACCGGATCGGCGAGGCCCGGGTCGAGGTGCTGCGCAGCCTCTCCGAGGTGGCGACCCGGGCGGGCCGCTGCCGGGAGGCGCTGCGCTACGCCCACCGGGCCGTCCAGGCGGCGCAGGAGGCCGGCCTGAGTCCCGGTCCCACCTGGTACACCGCGGCCGTGGCGGAGCTGGCCGGCGGCAGTCTCCCGGCCGCCGCCGGGTTCGCCCAGCGTGGCATCCGCGCCTCCGAACAGGAGGGGGACAACCTCTACCTGCGCCGCAACCTGCACGCGCTGGGCCAGGCCGGGCTGCGGTCCGGGGACACCCGGGCCGGGGTGGCCGCCCTGCGCCGGCTGCGCGACCTGGAGGCCGAGGCCGGCAACTCGGATCCGATGATCGTCCGCTGGCACGCCGACCTGGCGGCCGGGCTGGCCGCGCTCGGCGAGCACGTCGAGGCGGCCGAGACCCTGGCCCGCGCCCGCAAAGCCGCCGAACAGCTGGGCAGCACCCCGGCGCTGGCCGGCTACCTGGACCGGGCGACCGCGATCGTGCAGTCGGAGAGCGGCCAGGCGGAGTCCGCGGTCGAGTTGTCGACCGCCGCCGCCCAGCTGTTCGAGCAGCTGCGCCAGCCGGTCGAGCAGGGGCACGCCCTGCTGGTCGCCGGCGGGGCCGAACGCCGTCGCCGCCGGTACGCCGCGGCCCGCCTGCTGATCGGCGCGGCGCTGGCCATCTTCATGAACGCGGACGCCCGGCCGTGGGCCGAGGAGACCGAGCGGGCATTGGCCCGCACCGAGGGCAGCCTGGCGCCCGAGCAGGGACTCACGTCGACCGAGCTGCGGATCGCGGTGATGGTGCGGGACGGGGCCAGCAACCGGGAGATCGCGTCCCGGCTGTATCTGAGCGTGAAGACCGTGGAGGCCACCCTGACCCGGGTGTACCGCAAGCTCGGGGTGCGCTCCCGGACGCAACTCTCGTCACGTCTTCAGGTGCTCGAAGGCGACCCGACGTAA
- a CDS encoding TerC family protein: MLEVTALGWTLTIGVIVALLALDLTLGVVRPHVVGFREAAGWSIFYIGVAVAFGLVFASVAGWGYGTEYFAGYIVEKSLSVDNLFVFVIIMSTFAVPERYQQEVLTFGIIIALVLRVAFIALGATLLNLFSFMFLIFGLILIYTAVQLYRHRDQDPSIEDNALVRAGRRLLPVTDDYVEGKMITRVGGKRMVTPLLLVLLAIGSTDILFALDSIPAVFGVTEQAYIVFVANAFALLGLRALFFLVKGLLDRLVYLSTGLAVILAFIGVKLVLHWAHKAISHAVPEVGTPVSLAVIIGILVITTVASLARSRRDPALKAHAGSLKAHPEQEPRR; encoded by the coding sequence ATGCTAGAGGTCACCGCGCTCGGCTGGACCCTGACCATTGGCGTCATCGTCGCCCTGCTCGCCCTCGACCTGACTCTGGGGGTGGTGCGTCCGCACGTCGTCGGCTTCCGCGAGGCGGCCGGCTGGTCGATCTTCTACATCGGCGTGGCGGTCGCCTTCGGCCTCGTCTTCGCGAGCGTCGCCGGCTGGGGCTACGGCACCGAGTATTTCGCCGGCTACATCGTCGAGAAGAGCCTGTCGGTCGACAATCTCTTCGTCTTCGTGATCATCATGAGCACCTTCGCCGTCCCCGAGCGGTATCAGCAGGAGGTGCTCACCTTCGGGATCATCATCGCGCTGGTCCTGCGGGTCGCTTTCATCGCGCTCGGCGCCACCCTGCTCAACCTGTTCTCGTTCATGTTCCTGATCTTCGGGTTGATCCTGATCTACACCGCCGTCCAGCTTTACCGGCACCGCGACCAGGATCCCAGCATCGAGGACAACGCGCTGGTCCGGGCCGGCCGCCGGCTGCTGCCGGTGACCGACGACTACGTCGAGGGCAAGATGATCACCCGGGTCGGCGGGAAGCGGATGGTGACGCCGCTGCTGCTGGTCCTGCTGGCGATCGGCAGCACCGACATCCTGTTCGCCCTCGACTCGATCCCGGCGGTCTTCGGGGTGACCGAGCAGGCCTACATCGTCTTCGTCGCCAACGCGTTCGCCCTGCTCGGCCTGCGCGCGCTGTTCTTCCTGGTGAAAGGGCTGCTCGACCGTCTGGTCTACCTGTCCACCGGGCTCGCGGTCATTCTGGCCTTCATCGGGGTGAAACTCGTGCTGCACTGGGCGCACAAGGCGATCAGCCACGCAGTCCCCGAGGTCGGCACGCCGGTGTCGCTCGCGGTGATCATCGGCATCCTGGTCATCACGACGGTGGCGAGCCTGGCCAGGTCCCGCCGCGATCCGGCACTGAAAGCACACGCCGGCAGCCTGAAGGCACACCCCGAGCAGGAGCCCCGACGGTAA
- a CDS encoding dioxygenase, with protein MPALFLSHGAPPLVDDPTWVAQLRDLAAALPRPKAVLMASAHWESAPLMLSATETVPLVYDFDGFAQRYYEVQYRAPGAPVLADRVAALMPDGETVARTRRGLDHGAYVPLTVMYPEADIPVLQMSLPTLEPDRLLELGARLAPLRDEGVLIVGSGFTTHGLPFLRDWRPDAAAPGWSREFDAWAAETLARGAVDELADFRSAAPGMPYAHPTIEHFAPMFLTLGASGAPEQAPEQPIDGFWMGLAKRSFVSA; from the coding sequence ATGCCGGCCCTGTTCCTCAGCCACGGCGCGCCGCCCCTGGTGGACGACCCCACCTGGGTCGCGCAGCTGCGTGACCTGGCGGCCGCCCTCCCCCGGCCGAAGGCCGTCCTGATGGCCTCCGCGCACTGGGAGTCGGCCCCGCTGATGCTGTCCGCCACCGAGACCGTCCCGCTGGTCTACGACTTCGACGGGTTCGCCCAGCGCTACTACGAGGTGCAATACCGCGCTCCGGGCGCCCCCGTCCTCGCCGACCGGGTCGCCGCGCTGATGCCGGACGGCGAGACGGTCGCCCGCACCCGCCGCGGCCTGGACCACGGCGCCTACGTGCCGCTCACCGTGATGTATCCGGAGGCCGACATCCCGGTGCTGCAGATGTCGCTGCCCACCCTGGAGCCCGACCGGCTGCTGGAGCTCGGCGCCCGGCTCGCCCCGCTGCGCGACGAGGGGGTGCTGATCGTCGGGTCCGGCTTCACCACGCACGGCCTGCCGTTCCTGCGCGACTGGCGGCCCGACGCGGCGGCCCCCGGATGGTCCCGCGAGTTCGACGCGTGGGCGGCCGAGACCCTGGCCCGCGGCGCGGTGGACGAGCTGGCCGACTTCCGGTCGGCGGCGCCCGGCATGCCCTACGCACATCCGACCATCGAGCACTTCGCGCCGATGTTCCTCACCCTGGGCGCGTCCGGCGCGCCGGAGCAGGCGCCCGAGCAGCCGATCGACGGTTTCTGGATGGGCCTGGCCAAGCGTTCCTTCGTCAGCGCCTGA
- a CDS encoding GPP34 family phosphoprotein: MAPPQLPPADDLYLTAHDASSGRPLLGSAALGLGLGAALLGELILWRRIDLISAGLVVTDKRPTGDTATTALLERILREADRRGLRDWLARLATGSATDLVGRRLARGGLIRRVERRGLLGTRSSFVPADAMTAAWPATRIRTKVAGSEPLNVPDLLVSGLIRATGLDRQVLAALTARDRDRLSEQSRRDLPAELQQLVAQVEAAVVVAPFRPMWRPGS, from the coding sequence GTGGCGCCGCCGCAGCTACCGCCCGCGGATGATCTCTACCTGACCGCGCACGACGCGAGCAGTGGCCGGCCGCTGCTCGGATCGGCCGCCCTCGGTCTCGGCCTGGGCGCCGCGCTGCTCGGCGAGCTGATCCTGTGGCGCCGCATCGACCTGATCAGCGCCGGCCTGGTGGTCACCGACAAGCGTCCGACCGGCGACACCGCCACCACCGCGCTGCTGGAGCGGATCCTGCGTGAGGCCGATCGGCGCGGCCTGCGCGACTGGCTCGCCCGGCTCGCCACCGGCAGTGCCACCGACCTGGTCGGACGTCGGCTCGCCCGCGGTGGCCTGATCCGGCGGGTGGAGAGACGCGGACTGCTCGGCACCAGGAGCTCGTTCGTGCCGGCCGACGCGATGACCGCGGCCTGGCCGGCCACCCGGATTCGCACCAAGGTCGCCGGCAGCGAGCCGCTCAACGTGCCCGACCTGCTGGTTTCCGGCCTGATCCGGGCCACCGGCCTGGACCGGCAGGTGCTGGCCGCCCTCACCGCGCGTGACCGGGACCGGCTGTCCGAGCAGTCCCGGCGGGATCTTCCGGCCGAGCTGCAGCAGCTCGTGGCGCAGGTCGAGGCGGCCGTCGTGGTCGCCCCTTTTCGTCCGATGTGGCGTCCAGGCTCTTGA